One stretch of Punica granatum isolate Tunisia-2019 chromosome 5, ASM765513v2, whole genome shotgun sequence DNA includes these proteins:
- the LOC116209451 gene encoding acid phosphatase 1-like has translation MFKKMLHQIRGLLLSSISFAVSPKLVTYARNPPNSSTLEVGDSEGNGYDSHCLSWRLAVEANNVRGWRTVPARCQQYVERYMTGGQYERDTELVVDEILSYVDRIVLPGDGMDAWVLDVDDTCISNVTYYKGKRYGCDPFEGAGFRAWAGKGECPAIPGVLRLYKKLIGCGFKVILITGRDKERLGQVTILNLHDQGFSGYQQLIMRTPEHKGQNAVAYKSNVRRQIVEGGYRIRGNVGDQWSDLQGEHVGDRTFKIPNPMYYVS, from the exons ATGTTTAAGAAAATGCTGCATCAAATACGGGGGCTACTGCTGTCCTCGATCTCCTTTGCCGTTTCGCCAAAGCTGGTTACTTATGCAAGGAATCCTCCTAATTCGTCGACCCTGGAAGTAGGTGACAGTGAAGGCAACGGCTATGACTCGCATTGCCTGAGTTGGAGGTTGGCAGTGGAGGCAAACAATGTTCGAGGGTGGCGGACGGTTCCTGCTAGGTGCCAGCAATATGTCGAGAGGTACATGACCGGAGGGCAGTACGAACGGGACACTGAGCTGGTTGTGGACGAGATACTGAGCTACGTGGACAGGATCGTGCTGCCTGGAGACGGCATGGATGCCTGGGTTTTGGATGTCGATGACACCTGCATCTCCAATGTAACTTACTACAAGGGAAAGAGATATGG GTGCGATCCATTCGAAGGAGCAGGATTCAGGGCATGGGCAGGGAAGGGAGAGTGCCCGGCCATTCCAGGAGTGCTGAGGCTGTACAAGAAGCTGATTGGATGCGGGTTCAAGGTTATCCTTATCACGGGCAGGGACAAGGAGAGACTTGGCCAAGTCACCATCCTTAACCTGCACGACCAAGGGTTCTCTGGCTACCAACAGCTCATCATGAG GACACCGGAACACAAGGGGCAAAATGCGGTCGCATACAAGTCTAATGTCCGGAGGCAAATTGTGGAAGGAGGATACAGAATACGGGGCAACGTTGGTGACCAATGGAGCGACCTTCAAGGGGAACATGTTGGCGACCGTACGTTTAAGATTCCTAATCCTATGTATTATGTTTCTTGA